CTGTTCTCGATGCTAGCACCTGCAGGGAGCAGAGCTGCCTGGTGTTTGCTGCCGGGAGGAACTTGGAGAGGTGGGGCTGGGGGGCACAGAAGATGATGCAAAAGTAGAAGCCAGATCCCCTCACTCACCCAGATCTGATGGCTCCCCAGTGCCAACCTAGGCTTCTAGTCCCGACCTGCACAGTGCAGGGTGGAAGCCAGGGCTTGGCCCTGTTCTGCTAAGTCTGGACAGGCCTTGCAGACCTGGCAGGCCATGAACTGTTGAGGAGAGACACCCCTAGGCCTCTGGGCCTCCTGAAGAACCCCTCCTATTGTATGGGATTTTCAAcaccccaatatatatatatatatatatatatatatatatatatatatatatatctatatatatatatatatatatatatttttttttttttttggtttttgggccacacctggtgctgctcaggggttattcctggctatgcactcagaaattgctcctggcttgggggacaatatgggacaatGAGGGATCAAACTCGTGCaaagcagactccttaccacttgtgccactgctctggcctcccaATATCCCACTTTCAAAGCACCCAAGGCCTTGAGAGGCCTGAGTTAGGAGCAGATGCTGGAGAACCAGGGTTGCTGCCATGGCAACTTGCTGGCAAGGTGACCTTGGGCACCTACTTTGACCTCTCTGAGCCTCATTTTCCCCACCCATGGGGTGTCCTTCTTGGTGTCCTGCCTGGGAGATCCACAGGTATCTCGTGAGTGTGGGACTCCTACATCAATCTCCCACCCCCCCCTCCACTTTTCccatctccccctttcttcacCTATCCTGGGGAGGGCCAGGTctagggtggggtgggagtgggaggaAACTGGCAGCCTTGGCCTCCTTCCCTCTCTGCTACAGCGGTGCCTCCCTTGCCTCCAGGCCACGCTCCAACATGCAAGAGGTGGCACTGAGCCTGTTGGTGCTCATGGCAGGTGAGTGTTACCCCCAAACCTCCAGCCTCCTGTAGTCTCCTTCTAAGTGGCGGTTAGGCCTGATAGGGCTCCCCACCAACCCTGTTTGCTTCTTCCTTGTATGGTGGTGAGTGCCAGAGTGTCACCAATGTCTACCCCCACACCAGCCAGTCCCCTTGCGGACCTCAGGAGAAGGTGGGGTCCTGGCACTTCACTCCTCCCTCAGCCTCCATGGAAGTGAAGGTGCTGAGGAAGCAATTTAGGGGAGCCCCTTGCCTCAGGTCTCCTCACCTGTCAAGTGAGGGCCAGAATAGCACCCCTGGGTACAGTCACTATGTGTGTTAAATAAGTCTGCAGTGGAAAAGCTTTTAGAACCGTACCTGAGTAAGAGTGCTGCGCTCACGCttgacatttaattaaaaattattaatctcCCTTGAACCGGGAAAGATCAGAGCTTAGGCCCCATAGCTGAGAGACAGCCCAGGCTTCCAGCCAGGCTTTAACCCTCGTCCTTGGCAATCGTTTCTTCGCGTTGCTGGGATTCCTTCTGTATGGCCTGGGTATCAAGTCACAATGCACCTCTAGTCTGCTGTGTTGATAATTAGGAAGCTGGCTACAAGGGGACAGGTGGGGTGTAGCCACCAGGTCCCTAGAAATATTGGAAAACAGTGGCCCGAAAGCACCCAAACTGAAACCAATTCCAGATGGTACAATGCTGGCCTGTTTTCAAGGTATGGGGCTGGAGGGTGCAAGTGGCAGCAACCCCACTGGGTGTCCCAGACTGACAGGAGTGAGCAACACTGCCAGGAACCTCATGGGGTGGCCGAGGCTGTGTGCCCTTGTCTGCCACCCCAATCCTCTCTCCCCATTTCTCCCTACCAGTTCTGCCTGCCCTGAAGGCCAATGAAATTGAAGGTGAGTGGATTAGACACCCCTGAACCCTTCCACGCCCCACCCCTGCCTCCAAGCTGTTGTTCCTTTCTGACTcatgttcttcttttctttgtgacaGATAAAAACAGTCCTTTCTACTATGGTAAGAGCCGCCTCCACCCCCTTTTCTTGCCTTGGTGACCATGGGGTCCAAAGTCCAAGCAGGGTTGACTGATAAAGGGAGGGACTATATGAGGTATTCAGCAGTTGAAGCTctctaaagagagagagagacagagagagaagagagaaaaagagagagagagaggtacatCCGGGTCTTCAGAAATATTCTAGTCCAGCCAGGAAGTCACAGCAGCTTGTCAGAGCTGTTGCCATGGTTCGTGCCAGGGTCAACATAGAAAGTTTCTCTGAGGACAGGAGCTATTTGGGCCCCAATCCTCCTACAGCCCTAGGTTCTACACACTCTGCCCCTCCCCGGTTCCTCAGCACCCTGGTCTCGCTAAGGCCTCAGGATCCTGGCACCTTCTGATCCCTCTGCTGCCCTCACTGCTCCACACAGCCTCTCCTCCCACCTCACCCTCTGCCCCTTCCTTGAATTAGCTCCTCACACCCTGCCCCAGAGCCTTTACTCTCCATCTGCCCTTCGGTTAAGAGTAGAGGTGGcgggagtcatagtacagtggggagggacatttgccttgctcatagctgacctgggtcacacacacacacacacacacacacacacacacacacacacacacacacacacacacacacacacacacacacacatattcctgagtacagagccaggaacaatccttGAGAACAGCCAGATGGGAAggacatttacacacacacacacacacacacacacacacacagagagagagagagagagagagagagagagagagagagagagagagagagagagagagagagagagagagagagtaattcctgagtacagagccagaaacaatccctgagaacagccagatgTTACCCAAAACCCAACCTCTTCTAAAAGTCTCATTTGTGGACTAGAAAGTCAGTGCAAATGCACCTGGGAATCCTCTCCTTACAGTCCCCACTGGGTGGCACTGAGGGTCTCTGGCTTTCTTTCTAGACTGGCACAGCCTTCGGGTCGGTGGTCTCATTTGTGCTGGGGTCCTGTGTGCCATGGGCATCATCATCCTCCTGAGTGAGTGGAAGGGCAGGAAGGGTGAGGTAGGGTGGGATCAGCTGGGCAGGACTGGGGCTGCCCCTGACCTTTCCTCTTTGCTCCCATAGGTGGGAAATGCAAATGCAAATTCAACCAGCAGCACAGGTAAAGGAGATCTTGGCAGGGCAGGGAGAGATCTGGGACACCAAGCCAGAGGCTTGGGTGGGTTGAGAttgagaggaggggagaaaaatTCTGCTACCATGAGCCCCAGGTTCACTCCTCAGAGCTGATCATCCAGAGAGCCCCAATTCCTGGACTCCTTTGGTCCCTGGGAAGGTACAATCCTTTCTAGCATGAAAAAGGAGCCAAGAAGCTTTGCCAGGGCAGCTAAGACTCCTCTAACCTAAGGAGTGGGTTAAGGGTGGGTACAGCCAGGGCAGCTGAGACTCCTCTGGCCTTCAGAGAATGGGTGGCACATCTCACTCCTCTGTTTCCCCAGCCACTGTCCCGGGGAAGCCCCTCCGCTCATCACTCCAGGTAAGAGGTGGCAGAGTGGGTCCAAGGGGGACACGAATATGACATGTagtgtgtgtgtattatatatCTGATATCTGATGTGGCGTGTCTAGAATGGTGAGTTTGGTACATGCTGTGGATGTGGTACATTTGGAGGTATGGTTGTGCCTGTGGGGTTTGCGGTGTGTACTTGGTGAGTGTGGTGTGGTTGTGCGACTGTGTACCTGGGTGTAGTATGTACGTTGGTGTGGTGGCTGTGAATGCCACATTCTCTGGTGTATAAGCGGTGCATGTAGTATTTATCTGTGATATGTGTATAGTGTGCGTGTGTGTGGCTTGTGGTTTGTGTGAGGCACGGATGTAGCATATCCATCTATGTGCTGAGCACGGGGTGGTGTGGGAGTGCCTATGTGTGCACACTTATGCCCGAGGCCCACTCTTAACAAGCCCATCTGTCTGCAGGCTCTGCCCATAACTGCTGAGATGAAACCAGGTCACCACATGGAGCTTCTTTCCTGTCCCAGGCCTGATACCTCAGGATTTCTCCTTCTCTCCAGATTGCCCAGTGAGGTCCTCACTTGTCTGTCATTGGAGGTTgcccttctgttttatttttaacctcaAATGGCCTTGCCTCTTTCCCAAACAGTCCCAGGCTAGGACCAGGGTGTGGGGTAGAAGCAATGACTGCACTGAGGCAGCCACAGTAACTGAATCTGTGTTGGCAGCTGAATCTCTGTTGGCACCTGtggtctcccccccacccccaatcttcTTCTCTCTTGACTTGGTATGTGCCGTGAGGTCCTCCTTTTACCTCCATGTCACAGAGGCCACCaatgaattaaatttaaactTGTGTAACAGCGCGTGGGAGACACTTCTGCGAGTGAAGGCTGGGACCTGGTGGAACGCTGGGCCACTGAGGCCTATTTAGGAAATCTAAAAACTGGGGTATTCCTACCATGACTTGGGAACCCAGCTAGTTTATGGGTATAATCTATACTGTATTATATATAGTGTGGTTCCTTAAGCCcttccagtagtgatctctgagccaggaacaagccctgagtatcactgggtgtggcccccaaatgaagcaaaacaaaaacccaaatgtCCCTGTGAGACCCTATAAATAAGCAGCCTCAGACTTCCTTGATACTTTCCCAGGACttcatatggcctcccaagtgTCCCCATGAGTCACTCCATAAAAATGCCCAAAAACCCTTCAAAATATCTCTATAATGCTGAGACAATCCTAAGAAGAGAGTCACAGAAATTTGTGtcctagggcaggagagatagtactgagtttgatccccagcatctcatatggccccctggtcaccaccaggaatgattcctgagtgcagagtcatgagggCAAACTAAGCCTTGAGCAGTGCTGTGTGTATACCCCTAaaagaccccaaaaccaacaaaaaagaaatgtgtccTGTCCCTTAATAATGTCTGTATGTGTCTGAAACTTCCTGTTAGGCACCTCATAATCTCGAGCCCACACTCCTGAGACCTCCTCGAATATATACTGTGTACCTCAGGATCTCCCGCCAACTCACGTCACTGTACCCCCAGTAAGACACACGTCCCAATGATCCGACAGAAACGGTTTATTTATCGAACTCAAACACTCTCAGTCCTCGACCCAGTCATCATGAGGATAGGGCTGGGTACCCCagctccccccaacacacacacttcCCTTGCCTAGTTCCTTGCACAGCTCTTGATGGAAGAATCAGTCCAGCTGCTTTAGCAGCAGGCACGCATGTGCAAAAAGCATCTTCCCTGCCTGCCCACTGGGAAACAGTCCCAGACATGGGTGACATCATGGAGGCGGGCACTGAAGGTGATTGGTCGGGTTGGAGCAAGGACTAATCTGCTCGGTATTTTCACTTGCAACCAGTTGAGATGGATCTGGGCTGGGTGGGTGGTGGGGTGATGCTGGTGCCAGAAAGTAGGTTGAGAGGGGGATCTTCCAGACCACCGTGACTTGTGTATCTGGGCACTGGGTAGAGCCCAGCCTGAGTCACACTTGGGGGGGACATTTGCTCCAGCCAAGATATTGCCTAAGACCGGAAGGAACGTACTTGCCTGGGGTTTATCCGGTGGTATCACCCGCACTGGATCAGGTTGCAGTTAAGGAGGCAGCTAGAGACCCAGAACACCCCCTGGCAGCCTCCATCAGCCCCTTGCCAGCTCTGCCTGGGGTCCCTGTAGGTCTCAGGCACTGAGATCTAACTCGTGGTGCTGGTAGATTTGAGTCGGACCCTTGAAGCAAGCAGCAAAGAGGAAGCGTCTGCCTGCCACCGTGATGTGGGCAAAAGCGCGTGGGGCCACCAAGGCCGGCGGCCCCAGCTCCTGCAGTGGTTCTAGGAGGCCCTTGTCAGGCTCGAGGCGATAGACCCGGCTGAAGGCAAAGTCACTGCCCAGGATAGCCAGCTGGTCCCTGGTGATGAGCAGTGGCTGGAAGACGTGGGTGCCTCGGGAGCGAAGTTGCTGCAGCAGGCGGAACATGGAGCCATCCCAGCGCATGACCTGCAAAGTGCCACTGTTCAGCTGGGGCCAAGGGAAGCCGCTATGGGCTTTAGGGAACTTGTAGTGGCTTCGAACTGCAGCTCATAAGGCCCCAAACAgcagaggtttttttgtttgtttttgtttttgagccaaacccagtggcacagagttactcctggctctgcactcaggaatctggagtgatagatagatagatagatgctagatagatagatagatagatagatagatagatagatagatagatagaacccaggtcagccacctgcaaggcaaacatcctacctactatcactccggcccctgctttagcttttttttttttttttttttaccatcataAACGCCAGTTCTCAGCAGGTCACAAACTTGGAAACATTTtggccctcctttctttcttacaCCCCAGGTGTAACGCTAGCTCAGCCTCTGGAAGTAAGCCTTCACCCCACCTCTGGCCACATTCTGGCTCAGTGTCCTCCCCCTGGAGCCTGTCTGTTCCTGCCCCCAACCCTCCCAGACATGCTGTAAACCCCTAAGTCAGTGGttcctcacatacacacatatacctcCCTCAGGAAAGTGGCATTGGGGTAGAAGTAAGCAGTACCAGAACTGGTCTAGAGCCAGAATCTGGGAGCCAGTGTCAGCATTGGGAGACAGGGAATGAGTTAGGGTCCACCTGCTGCTCGTGGGGTCACAGTGCAAAGAGCAGCACATGAAGTAGGGCTTAGGCTAGTGGGGTCTGCGTGGAAGGGGCATCCCCAAGGGCGATTCACTGTGCTGCCATATCTGTCTGTTCAGGGCTCAGCCTCACCATAGAGTCCCCGATGTATCGTGTCAGACACAGGAACACTTCCCCAGCCGCCTGGAAGTGGTGGGTGGCATAGACGTCCTCGGCCTCAGGGATGTCTGTCCTCCTCTCGAAGCGGCCATCCACCCATTGGAAGAGCACGGGGCGCTGCGAGGCGGATGCCAGCAGCAGGTGGGGTCGGCCATTGAGCTCCAGGGCCTCAGCGTCTGTGTCCCGGTGCCAGGCATGCAGGCTCTGACGCGGGTAGAAGCCTGACCCCTCCTGGCACAGCAGCGTGGTGCTGCCCGCCTTGGACGCATCGGCCACCACGAAACATGGCTGCCCATCCAGCCACAGCAATTCGGCATCATTGGGCCGCAGCAGCTGTCGAGGGGCCAGGGTCTGCGTGGCAGCCAGGCGTAGGCTGGGGTTAGGTCGTGTCCATAGCTGCGAGCCCCCCCACAGGCGGGCAGCCAGCACAAAGAGACTCGGACCCAGCACCAGGGGCTGGCAGGACACCACTGAAGGTGCTGTGGAGAGACCAAGATAGGAGGGCAGGTCAGGGCAGAGGTCCTTCCCGGGGGCTGGCTGGGGGTACGGGGACAGGAACAAAAGGGGGCTCACCTGCCAGCTCTTCTTCAGGCCTGAAGCGCTGCAGGCTGTAGTCCCAGGAGAGGATCAGGCAGCGGCCGGCAAAAGGCTGGGCCAGGACCATGTAGGGTTCCCCCTGGTAGGAGAAAGACTCCACATCCAGCGCTGACTCCCCGACAGTTTGGAACCAGGACAGCTCTGGGGTGGCAGGAGAGAGTCAGGCAAGCCAGGGGGACCCCAGCCTCCTACACCTCCACCCCCATGCCCCAAGTCTTGGTCTGCAAGTCTGTGAAAGGTCCTGAATCTTGGCttcacttcctttcttctccccacagTACCTGTTTATTGACAGCAGCCATGAGTCTCTCTCCCTGCCTAGCATCCCTTGTTGCAGGACTGCCCTAaacagatgaggaaactaaggCAGAGTGGCAGTAGGAATCCTCCCTGCTGGAGGAAAATTTCCAGCAGGAATTTTCCACACAGGACCAGAAGGTTGGGCACAGAGACGCCCAACTCCAAATCACATTACCTAGGTCAGGGGTGGCCGTGTACAGTCTGAGTTCCAAGGCGGTGCCATCATATTCTGCTCCCAGGACACTTGCCTGTCCTGGTGGGAACCTCTCTGGCCACCCTGTTCTCCCTTCCAAACATCACCTAAACCTAGGCCACCACTCCTTCCTCTTCCACACCACTCAGAGAAGGGCCACCTGCCCTTTCTCCTTCCTGGCAGCCACACCTCTTGGGGATAGCCTCTTTGCTTTTTGGGGAAGGTGCCTTAAGGTCACCAGCATGGTGGAGGCAGCTGGGGCActggtttgacttttttttttgcagatggcTGAGATAAAGTTAGACCCAGACCATCAAAAAGGTCACCAAAGTTCCAAGGAAGAAAACTTTGAGAAATGCCACCCAGCCATATCTCCCTGGTACTCACACCCCACTGCTATTCCCATCCTCAGCACTCAGGCCCAGCCATCTTCCACCTGGCCTGAGTGACACCATCTACCAAGCCAGCCCTGCCTTTCTGTGACCCTTCAATGGACTTCTCTGAGTGGCTGCCACACCACAACTAGGGGGATTGCACAAAGCACATCCATGATCCTTTAGCTGGCTTTGTCCAGTCCAGATCTGGCACCTCTTCAGAGAATAATCAGGGTTCTGCCTGGCCTCTACCACACTGCCTGCCTATCTCTTCAATGGCCACCTCCTCCAGCACAGAGTGGGCCCCAAGGATGACTGGCAGAGAGGGCACCCTCTGTTGAATGCCCTGGTCTAGATTCTGCACCAGCCACTGACAACTGAGCCGGTGATGACAAGGATAAGGATGGCGGTGCATGCTCTATGAGCTGTCTTGACCCTCCTGACACTGTCTCCTGCTGCTGTCTGGGCCATTGTTCCCTTCTGCCCTCTGGACTATGAGATCTGTGGGGGTGAGATCACAGCTGCCTGTGCACAGTTCTACCAAAATACACTGATGGAGACATCAAATGCAGGAAGAACAGACATTAAACAGACTCAGCTTGGGCCACAGTGAGTGTGAGAGTGGCTGAGGGTCTCGCCTCCTCGTGGACATGTCTTATCATGGTTTATTGTACCCATTTTAGAGGTGAGAAAACAGGCTCAGGGTGGTGCTGCTGGCTCAGGTTCTCAGAGCCCAGAGGAGGCAGATTGGGGTGCTGAGGAGACCTCTCAGGGCTGGCCTGCTCCCCCTGATCTCTCACCTTCTAAGCATCCCTGTTGGGTTAACTGGGctccatcctattcaggatatgtTTATTACTCATTGGTCGGAAGTACCTTCCCATAGAAGTatcctttggattggtgccttagaccaccCGTTTTCCACCTCAGGGGGTGGTCTGGAGCTTGCTAATAAAGTCCCCTGGGTCTCAAGAGAAGACCGCTGGCAGCTTTGGTTTTCCACCACtgatctcttatttttttattttttggttttggggccatacccggtcactctcagggattactcctggctctgctctcagaaattgatcctggcaggcttagaagaccctataggatgccaggaattgaacccaggtctgtcccgggttggctgcgtgcaaggtaaaatgccataccactgtgctatcactccagctctcacTGAGAACTTCTAGGAGCTAGGAGCTTTCATGTAGAAATTCCTGAACTTGTTTTATCCCCTTAACCAAGTGTGGATTATTTCCATGTCAGCATTTGCTTCCGGACCCGTGTCTCCTCAATGCCCTAGCTTTGAGGCATGAGGCATGATGCTTCCCCTTCACATCCCCATCCCTCCCCTCCCACCAGGAGAACCCCCACCTATAGCTCTGCACTTGAATATCTTGGGATCCAGGTGGCGAAGCTGCATGTGGGTCAGGGTGGCTGGGCCGGCACAGGTCCCTGTGCCCACGCTGGCATTCACGGTGGGCAGCCACTGCAGCAGCCAGAGCACACGACAGTCACACTGGAATGGGTTTCCTCGGAGGTCCCTGGGACAAGAGGCCGAGAGGGGCTGTGTGACCCGGCTTCCAGCCCCTAGCAGGTCACACTCTTGCCACAACGTTTCTTGTCCAGAACGGGGTTCCAGGGTGGATGGAAAACATGTGAGACTCATGGGGCCATGTCATAGTGGACACTGCTGTCTCTCCCCTTGCAACTGTTTCCAAGCCCCTGCCCTCCACCCCGCACATACCCCCCAAAGCCTCACACGTGAGTCAGGGTCTCCAGGCCTCGGAACAGGAACCGGGGGAGACTCTCGAGGTGGTTATTGGCCAGACTCCTGTGGGGAGAGAAAAAGCATCAGCCCCTTCACGGACAGCTGCACTCCTGGGCCTTGGGGTGCGGGTGCCTGCTGGGGGTCTGGGGTGGGAGGCCGTCGAGGCACGCACAGGTGTGTGAGGGAGCGAAGTCCACGGAGGGCGTTCTTAGAGATGGAGCCGATCTTATTGTCCTCGATGAAGCTGTGGAGGAAAAGGGGCAGTGAGAATGGTCCTTTAGACTGGAGGGAACTTACCACAGAAGTCATAAGCTATTGGGGCTCGCTAAATGCCTCCCTCCAGCATCCACTCTCAGACCAGTGAAAGGAACCTTAGAATCCTCTCCTtttagggcctgagtgatagcatagcggtagggcatttgccttgcacacggccaactccAGATGGTCTTCAgttagattcctagcatcccatatggtcccccaagcttgctataagtgacttctgagtgcagagccaggagtaaccccctagcgctgccgggtgtgacccaaaaacaaaacaaaaaatcctctcCTTTCCAGTATGCTTTCTATG
This window of the Suncus etruscus isolate mSunEtr1 chromosome 14, mSunEtr1.pri.cur, whole genome shotgun sequence genome carries:
- the LOC126027686 gene encoding FXYD domain-containing ion transport regulator 3-like is translated as MQEVALSLLVLMAVLPALKANEIEDKNSPFYYDWHSLRVGGLICAGVLCAMGIIILLSGKCKCKFNQQHSHCPGEAPPLITPGSAHNC
- the LGI4 gene encoding leucine-rich repeat LGI family member 4; translated protein: MGGAGILLLLLLLLAGVEAWRPPKGKCPLSCSCSKDSALCEGSPELPESFSPTLLSLSLVRTGVSQLKAGSFLRVPSLHLLLFTSNSFSVIEDDAFAGLSHLQYLFIEDNKIGSISKNALRGLRSLTHLSLANNHLESLPRFLFRGLETLTHVDLRGNPFQCDCRVLWLLQWLPTVNASVGTGTCAGPATLTHMQLRHLDPKIFKCRAIELSWFQTVGESALDVESFSYQGEPYMVLAQPFAGRCLILSWDYSLQRFRPEEELAAPSVVSCQPLVLGPSLFVLAARLWGGSQLWTRPNPSLRLAATQTLAPRQLLRPNDAELLWLDGQPCFVVADASKAGSTTLLCQEGSGFYPRQSLHAWHRDTDAEALELNGRPHLLLASASQRPVLFQWVDGRFERRTDIPEAEDVYATHHFQAAGEVFLCLTRYIGDSMVMRWDGSMFRLLQQLRSRGTHVFQPLLITRDQLAILGSDFAFSRVYRLEPDKGLLEPLQELGPPALVAPRAFAHITVAGRRFLFAACFKGPTQIYQHHELDLSA